Proteins encoded by one window of Myxocyprinus asiaticus isolate MX2 ecotype Aquarium Trade chromosome 35, UBuf_Myxa_2, whole genome shotgun sequence:
- the LOC127426570 gene encoding anoctamin-8-like yields MPDTAAAAAAASSASNCSSSGDSESSRHRHRAQEESERAEQQQQSAAPQPTSSGVLDKLFGKRLLQAGRHVMSHKSWMKTVPTENCDVLMTFPDSTDDHTLLWLLNHIRLGIPELIIQIRHHKHTRMYAFFVTATYENLLRGAEEMGLQKAVKPEFGAGFRSFSCEEDYIYENIESELCFFTSQERQCIIKYWLDNLRAKQGEALHNIHFLEGQPIIPELRARGVIQQFFPLHEQRILGQLMKSWVQAVCEKQPLDDICDYFGVKIAMYFAWLGFYTTSMLYPAVIGFVLWMLTESDQTSRDICCVVFALFNVVWATLFLERWKRRGAELAYKWGTLDTPAESLEEPRPQFRGVKRCSPVTGCEEFYYPPWRRRVFRWLVSFPVCILCLSFVFLAMLVCFELQEFVMGIKELPRVARFIPKIMLAITVTACDEVYRKIACWLNDMENYRLQSAYEKNLIIKMVLFQFVNSYLSLFYIGFYLKDMERLKEMLATLLIIRQFVQNMKEVLQPYLAERHRLGELTLRAVWELLVSALLKYGRLAAGRAQFSPTDPTVPGSGLRGPQMGEEIPQERRERKCLNGGCGVPDEDAEEEPGERHSEEDTESESLIDCGLKLRKVSFIEKVERKSASCISPVDDSFMEEGSPTMVERGMDPASVFEMCDDDDENGLSEMKELAAEPLLMGVESSTSVRLRKSGQSLDRADIKTKRDSWMDPPEEQDASTLTQAEIESCMQTYQDTFQDYQEMFVQFGYVVLFSSAFPLAAMCALINNIIEIRSDAFKLCTSLQRPFGLRVGSIGQWQTVMEAMGLIAIIVNCYLIGQCGQLQRLFPWLSPEMAIISIVILEHFAVLLKYIIHVAIPDIPSWVGEEMAKLEFQRKQAFKKHERQAQQHFQQQQRRKREEEERQRQADYQARRDRDDSRPDSSGGDHHHDKSQSSKSKPGSGGGTFGGEKPKRPSSLLGNNNVLKLKQIIPLQSKFSSGTARSPQSPTGNEPKLPGFLSFKFLKSPENKKEAATAYTSASTVPPVQERVERSQSPNKSFNPGKLFNFGKSEGGACVNVAQPSKPGEDKPPTKSDLNGVPDEIPSPCGENGENGSSSDAEPSGPKM; encoded by the exons ACAGCACAGATGACCACACGCTGCTCTGGCTTCTGAACCACATACGGCTTGGCATCCCAGAACTCATCATCCAGATCCGACATCACAAACACACCAGAATGTATGCCTTCTTCGTCACGGCCACATATGAAAA TCTTTTACGAGGAGCTGAGGAGATGGGACTGCAGAAAGCTGTGAAGCCGGAGTTTGGTGCTGGCTTTCGCAGTTTCTCCTGTGAGGAAGACTACATCTATGAAAACATTGAGAGTGAACTCTGTTTCTTCACGTCGCAG GAACGTCAGTGTATAATAAAATACTGGCTGGACAATCTAAGAGCTAAACAGGGCGAGGCTCTTCACAATATCCACTTTCTGGAAGGGCAGCCAATCA TTCCTGAGCTGAGAGCGCGGGGTGTGATCCAGCAGTTCTTCCCACTTCATGAGCAAAGGATTCTGGGACAGCTGATGAAGTCATGGGTGCAGGCGGTGTGCGAAAAACAGCCACTGG ATGATATTTGTGACTATTTTGGTGTAAAGATTGCCATGTACTTTGCCTGGCTGGGTTTCTACACCACCTCCATGTTGTATCCGGCTGTTATTGGCTTTGTACTGTGGATGCTTACAGAATCAGATCAG ACCAGCAGGGACATCTGTTGTGTGGTGTTTGCTCTCTTTAATGTGGTGTGGGCCACACTGTTCCTGGAGCGCTGGAAACGCAGAGGGGCGGAGCTCGCATATAAGTGGGGTACACTGGACACCCCAGCTGAGTCACTGGAGGAACCAAGACCTCAATTCAGG GGTGTAAAGCGGTGCAGTCCAGTGACAGGCTGTGAAGAGTTTTATTACCCGCCGTGGAGGAGGAGAGTGTTCAGATGGCTCGTCAGCTTTCCTGTCTGTATATTATGCCTTAGCTTTGTATTTCTGGCCATGCTTGTCTGCTTTGAGCTTCAG GAATTTGTGATGGGGATTAAGGAGCTTCCACGAGTGGCGAGATTTATCCCTAAaataatgctggccattactgTGACAGCATGTGATGAGGTGTACAGAAAGATCGCCTGCTGGCTAAACGACATGG AAAACTACAGACTCCAGAGTGCCTATGAGAAAAATCTCATCATCAAAATGGTCCTT TTTCAGTTTGTAAATTCTTATCTCAGCCTTTTCTATATTGGATTCTACCTCAAAGACATGGAGCGTTTGAAAGAG ATGCTGGCCACGCTGCTGATTATCCGGCAGTTTGTGCAGAACATGAAAGAAGTCCTGCAACCCTATCTGGCTGAGCGCCACAGGCTGGGCGAGCTCACGCTGCGGGCTGTGTGGGAGCTGCTTGTCTCAGCACTGCTCAAGTATGGGCGACTCGCAGCAGGGCGAGCACAGTTCTCACCCACTGACCCCACTGTGCCTGGGTCAGGTCTACGGGGCCCACAGATGGGTGAGGAGATCCCACAGGAAAGGCGAGAACGCAAGTGTCTGAATGGTGGCTGTGGCGTCCCAGATGAAGACGCAGAGGAGGAGCCTGGGGAAAGACACAGCGAAGAAGATACCGAATCAGAGAGCCTCATCGACTGCGGGCTGAAGCTGCGTAAGGTAAGCTTCATTGAGAAGGTAGAGCGCAAGTCTGCAAGCTGCATCAGTCCAGTGGACGATAGCTTCATGGAAGAAGGGAGCCCTACCATGGTGGAGCGTGGCATGGATCCTGCCTCGGTTTTTGAGATgtgcgatgatgatgatgagaacGGCCTCTCAGAAATGAAGGAACTTGCAGCGGAGCCGCTGCTGATGGGGGTTGAAAGCAGCACATCAGTCAGGCTCAGGAAAAGCGGGCAGAGCTTGGATAGGGCCGATATTAAGACGAAGAGAGATTCGTGGATGGATCCGCCTGAGGAGCAAGACGCCTCTACGCTCACGCAGGCCGAGATCGAGAGCTGCATGCAAACATACCAG GACACATTTCAAGACTACCAGGAGATGTTTGTCCAGTTTGGATATGTAGTGCTCTTCTCCTCTGCCTTCCCATTGGCCGCCATGTGTGCCCTCATCAACAACATCATCGAGATCCGGAGTGATGCTTTTAAACTGTGCACCAGCCTGCAAAGACCATTTGGCCTGAGGGTGGGGAGCATCGGACAATGGCAG ACAGTGATGGAAGCCATGGGTCTGATTGCCATCATAGTTAACTGCTATCTGATTGGTCAGTGTGGGCAGCTACAGAGACTGTTTCCCTGGCTTAGTCCTGAGATGGCCATTATCTCCATTGTCATCCTAgag CACTTTGCAGTACTACTGAAGTATATCATTCATGTGGCAATACCAGACATACCCAGTTGGGTGGGAGAGGAAATGGCCAAACTGGAGTTTCAGCGCAAACAGGCATTTAAG AAGCATGAGCGGCAGGCGCAGCAGCATTTCCAGCAGCAGCAGAGAAGGAAGCGTGAGGAAGAGGAGCGTCAGCGCCAGGCGGACTATCAGGCTCGGCGTGATAGAGACGACAGCCGCCCAGACTCCTCGGGTGGAGATCACCACCACGACAAGAGCCAGAGTAGCAAATCCAAACCAGGGAGTGGGGGAGGCACTTTTGGAGGGGAAAAACCCAAGCGACCCAGTTCACTTCTAGGTAACAATAATGTCCTGAAACTGAAGCAGATCATCCCATTGCAGAGCAAGTTCTCCTCTGGGACGGCCCGTTCCCCACAGTCACCCACTGGTAATGAACCCAAGCTACCGGGTTTCCTAAGCTTCAAGTTCCTAAAGTCTCCTGAAAATAAGAAGGAGGCCGCAACTGCTTATACAAGTGCATCAACAGTTCCTCCAGTCCAGGAGAGGGTAGAAAGATCCCAGTCGCCCAACAAGTCCTTCAACCCTGGGAAACTTTTTAACTTTGGGAAATCAGAAGGTGGGGCATGTGTAAATGTGGCTCAGCCCTCAAAACCAGGGGAGGACAAGCCACCCACAAAGTCCGACCTCAACGGGGTTCCGGATGAGATCCCATCCCCTTGTGGAGAGAATGGGGAAAATGGATCCTCATCCGATGCGGAGCCGTCAGGCCCAAAGATGTAA
- the dda1 gene encoding DET1- and DDB1-associated protein 1 isoform X1 gives MDKADFLKGLPVYNKTNFSRFHADSVCKASNRRPSVYLPTREYPSEQIIVTEKTNILLRYLHQQWDKKNAAKKREQEQADGEGGSPAPPRKIARTDSQEMNEDS, from the exons ATGGACAAA GCAGATTTCCTGAAAGGACTACCTGTGTATAACAAGACTAACTTCAGCAGGTTTCACGCAGATTCTGTATGTAAAGCATCG AACAGAAGGCCATCAGTCTATCTGCCTACGAGGGAATACCCCTCTGAACAGA TCATTGTCACAGAGAAAACAAACATCCTTTTGCGTTACCTTCAtcaacagtgggacaaaaag AATGCAGCAAAAAAGCGAGAGCAGGAGCAAGCAGATGGAGAGGGAGGCAGCCCAGCACCCCCTCGTAAAATCGCCCGGACAGACAGCCAGGAGATGAACGAAGACTCTTAG
- the dda1 gene encoding DET1- and DDB1-associated protein 1 isoform X2, whose product MDKADFLKGLPVYNKTNFSRFHADSNRRPSVYLPTREYPSEQIIVTEKTNILLRYLHQQWDKKNAAKKREQEQADGEGGSPAPPRKIARTDSQEMNEDS is encoded by the exons ATGGACAAA GCAGATTTCCTGAAAGGACTACCTGTGTATAACAAGACTAACTTCAGCAGGTTTCACGCAGATTCT AACAGAAGGCCATCAGTCTATCTGCCTACGAGGGAATACCCCTCTGAACAGA TCATTGTCACAGAGAAAACAAACATCCTTTTGCGTTACCTTCAtcaacagtgggacaaaaag AATGCAGCAAAAAAGCGAGAGCAGGAGCAAGCAGATGGAGAGGGAGGCAGCCCAGCACCCCCTCGTAAAATCGCCCGGACAGACAGCCAGGAGATGAACGAAGACTCTTAG